The nucleotide sequence AATTAGGATTTGATGAGTATGTATAACGGTAGCTACTACCAATTAATGGCTGAGTACAATTGTTGGATGAACCAGAGTCTGTATTCAGTTTGTTCAAAAATTCCTGACGAAAAACGTAAACAAGATCTTGGTGCCTTCTTTAAGTCTATTCATGGAACATTGAATCACTTACTCTATGGCGACATGGCATGGATGGGACGTTTTACTAACAACCAATTCTCAGTCGCAGCGATCGGGCAGGAGCTATATGCAGATTTTGAAGCGCTAAGAGTGGAGAGAGAGAAGATGGATCAGCAAATTTTAGAATGGTCTATGAAGCTTGATCCGGCGTGGCTCAGACAACCATTTGAGTACACAAGTAACGCAGACGGTAAACGTCGCGTGCTACCTACCTGGATTTTGGTGACACATATGTTCAATCATCAAATTCATCATCGAGGACAGATCACAACACTAATTAAACAACTTGGTTATGACCCAGGCGTTACGGATATTCCCTGGCTACCTGCTTTAAATGCAGTGGTCTAAGAATTCCATTGCACACCGATCGCATCAAGTTGGTTGGTGAAGTCAGAAAAGTTACTGGTGGCGGGCGAGCGGGAGCATTAGCGGTAGTTTCTATAGACTTTAACGGACTAAGGACAAGCAACTAAATAGATATTACGGTAATTAGGAGACAAACTAATTATGGAATTCAACCCAAACAACAATGTTGTTAAACTTTGTCTTCAAGGCATGAGCATGGAAGAAAAAGGCAACTCTGAAGAAGCCAGTAAACGATTTCTTCAAGCTTGGAACGAAGCGACATACGACTTTGAAAAATTTATTTCAGCTCATTATATTGCCCGACATCAAGAACATGTTTCCGATAAATTAAAATGGCTCGAAACGGCTTTGCAGTTTGCATTAAAAATAAATGACGACTCTGTTAAGAGTGCTTTGCCTGCTCTATATTCAAACATTGCTCAATGCTATGAGGACTTAAGCGATCCCGACCAGGCAAAAAAGAATTATGAATTAGCAGCTACGTTTAAGGATAAACCTTCTGACACAGGTCCTTTTTATCATGGGACGAAAGCAGATTTGTCGGTTGGTGATTTGCTGACAGCAGGGGGCAGTTCTAATTACAAATCTGAACTCAAAATGAATCACATTTATTTTACAGCTCTTGTGAATGGAGCGGGACTCGCTGCTGCATTAGCAAAAGGCGATGGACGTGAACGTGTTTATATCGTTGAGCCGACAGGGAGTTTTGAAAATGACCCGAATGTTACAGACAAAAAATTTCCGGGCAATCCGACACGCTCATATCGCTCCAAAATGCCATTAAAAATCGTTGGCGAAGTAACAGATTGGGTGAGACAAACACCTGAGGAAGTTCAAACATGGCGTGAAAAACTGGCGAATAATAAGGGAGAAATTATTAATTAATTTCTGAGGTGATAATACTCTGTCCAGCATTAATTCTCAAAATGACTGAACATAGCGCATGGCGGATTTCATTGGCTCACAAAATCGCTCCTGCTTTTACTGCTAACCCCGCAGTCGAAGCATGTTTTGTATTTGGCTCGGCAGCATTAGGGATTTCAGATCAGTATTCTGATCTTGAATTAGCCTTTGTCTGGTCACACCTGCCATCCGCCGAAGAACTGCAAGGCACAGCACAACGGGTTGGTGTAGAAGGTTGGGAAATTGAGCCGTATGGGGAAGCAAAGCAGAGATGGTTAGAGCAGTTTTACATGCACGGCATGAAAGTCGAAGCGGGTCATTGGACATGCGAGATGATAGACAACAGTGTGATTGATGTGGTTGAGCATTACGATGTGTCGCAATACGGGCTTGTGTTTGAGAAGCAAGCGATCGCATTTCATCTTCAACACGCAGTGGTTCTTTATGGAACAGTGTGATGGAATTGGAACACTCTATTGAGAAAGCAACAGGAATAGAATGTATACGATCGCTGGATGGACTCTGTATTGTTTGTGGAAGTGCCGCAACTATCATGATGATGGGCAGTGGCACCAGTTTATGACCGTGGACTATCCCGGAGGTAAAAGCAGATGCATCCTGAAATGGTTTCTCAAATCAACTCTACCTTTGTTGTACTTGCAGAGAATGGTGACGCGATTCCTGTTGCAGTGAGCGATCGCTTCTATGCAGATCTTGAACACCAGTTTGGTGACTTCAAAGGCAAGCGGCTGATATCACACTATACCTTCGAGCAGGACTGGAATAGCTGGGAAATGCACCCCAGCGGAGATGAGTTTGTTTGCCTTCTCTCTGGTCAGGTTGATTTCGTTTTGCAGCAAAATGGAATTGAAAGCTTGGTTTCTCTGAATACCCCAGGTGATTACATATTAGTACCTCGCGGAATCTGGCATACTGCCAAAGTTCACTCATCCAGTTCCCTCTTATTCATTACGCCAGGTGAGAACACACAGCATCGATCTCTGTGAAAAGCACAATTTACTTCGCTGCCACCAGTTCAGCGGGCATCGGGCGCATCGGGCGCTCGATTACCTTGTCAATCAAGCCGTAGGCAACTGCCTCTTGAGCCGACATGTAAAAATCACGATCGGTATCTCGCTCAATCTGCTCCAGCGACTGTCCGGTATAGTCTGCCATCCGCTGATTGATCTGGTTTTTGAGATAGAGAATTTCCTTCGCTTGAATCTCGATATCGGCGGCTTGCCCCTGTGCACCTCCAGAAGGCTGGTGAATCATAATCCGCGA is from Leptothermofonsia sichuanensis E412 and encodes:
- a CDS encoding DinB family protein, translating into MYNGSYYQLMAEYNCWMNQSLYSVCSKIPDEKRKQDLGAFFKSIHGTLNHLLYGDMAWMGRFTNNQFSVAAIGQELYADFEALRVEREKMDQQILEWSMKLDPAWLRQPFEYTSNADGKRRVLPTWILVTHMFNHQIHHRGQITTLIKQLGYDPGVTDIPWLPALNAVV
- a CDS encoding nucleotidyltransferase domain-containing protein, with translation MTEHSAWRISLAHKIAPAFTANPAVEACFVFGSAALGISDQYSDLELAFVWSHLPSAEELQGTAQRVGVEGWEIEPYGEAKQRWLEQFYMHGMKVEAGHWTCEMIDNSVIDVVEHYDVSQYGLVFEKQAIAFHLQHAVVLYGTV
- a CDS encoding cupin domain-containing protein, which translates into the protein MHPEMVSQINSTFVVLAENGDAIPVAVSDRFYADLEHQFGDFKGKRLISHYTFEQDWNSWEMHPSGDEFVCLLSGQVDFVLQQNGIESLVSLNTPGDYILVPRGIWHTAKVHSSSSLLFITPGENTQHRSL